A section of the Streptococcus oriscaviae genome encodes:
- a CDS encoding Rep family protein: MTQKQSNLTVVAGTQQLEFEFWKNYPKELIQKAIDGDAKELLHKMVEYLSTIVVVADAYIIIHNKDWSEVWNPSLNEYEKVLKTIHVHFLFKLAEGATLPEIANALGLETQYLEKPKSGRYAYDNLLSYLIHAKEPDKFFYSPSEVVTLMGRDYQTIYNERIRTWEKGRAKKTSKQAKNDVEALIMDIIKGKIKKDEILNNPEFYAIYAFNKSKLNEAFETYAERKSLKTYKDLELGLFQKTIIFLQGASGLGKTTLAKELAHKLQFLSRVNGEDWETVITAATNPFDDVRGEEIILLDDVRGQALSASDWLKLLDPFTASPISSRFKNRSGAVKTIIITSSKSALEFFFKTKDSGYEDLSQFVRRINHFITLRTDSSGNIIYSSSFPERKHTPIQRKIPNKEVIVSLDYDFSTAKEMSSENLLEFLIETVRLNNHWEISYQDSKKAITTTDQSKSDDLNQ, from the coding sequence ATGACACAAAAACAATCTAATTTGACTGTAGTCGCTGGTACACAACAATTAGAATTTGAGTTTTGGAAAAATTATCCTAAAGAGCTTATCCAAAAAGCTATTGATGGAGATGCAAAAGAACTACTCCATAAAATGGTAGAATATCTTTCTACAATCGTAGTAGTTGCAGACGCTTACATTATCATCCATAATAAGGATTGGTCCGAAGTCTGGAATCCATCACTCAATGAATACGAAAAAGTATTAAAAACGATACACGTTCATTTTCTTTTTAAACTTGCTGAAGGAGCTACTTTACCTGAAATTGCGAATGCATTAGGTCTTGAAACTCAATATTTAGAAAAGCCAAAATCTGGAAGGTATGCCTACGACAACCTATTGTCTTACCTAATACATGCCAAAGAACCTGATAAATTCTTTTACTCTCCATCAGAAGTAGTTACTCTAATGGGAAGAGATTATCAAACAATTTATAATGAGCGAATTCGTACATGGGAGAAGGGACGTGCTAAAAAGACTTCAAAACAGGCTAAAAACGACGTTGAAGCACTTATTATGGATATCATCAAAGGTAAAATAAAAAAGGATGAGATTCTGAATAACCCTGAATTTTATGCTATATATGCATTCAATAAATCAAAGTTGAATGAAGCATTCGAGACCTATGCAGAACGAAAGTCACTAAAAACTTACAAAGATTTAGAATTAGGATTGTTTCAAAAAACTATCATCTTTCTGCAAGGTGCATCTGGGCTGGGTAAAACTACGCTAGCAAAAGAACTAGCACATAAACTTCAGTTCTTATCAAGGGTTAATGGAGAGGATTGGGAGACTGTTATTACAGCAGCAACAAATCCTTTTGATGATGTTAGAGGAGAAGAAATTATTCTTCTGGATGACGTTCGTGGACAGGCACTATCAGCTTCAGACTGGCTGAAATTACTAGACCCTTTTACAGCTTCTCCAATTTCTTCACGCTTTAAAAATCGTTCTGGTGCTGTCAAAACAATTATTATCACAAGTAGCAAGTCAGCCCTTGAATTTTTCTTTAAAACAAAAGATAGTGGTTATGAAGACCTCAGTCAGTTTGTCAGGAGAATCAATCATTTCATAACGCTACGAACAGACAGCTCTGGCAACATCATTTACAGTAGTTCATTCCCTGAACGAAAGCATACTCCAATACAAAGAAAAATCCCTAACAAAGAAGTTATAGTATCATTAGACTATGATTTCTCAACAGCTAAAGAAATGAGCTCTGAAAATTTACTTGAATTTCTCATTGAAACTGTTCGCTTAAACAATCACTGGGAAATTTCTTATCAAGATAGCAAAAAAGCCATCACTACTACCGACCAAAGCAAAAGTGATGACCTAAATCAGTGA
- a CDS encoding tyrosine-type recombinase/integrase, which yields MKTETIIYKNKKVVKKTKNNGETNYVLRGVYLGLDEKTGKQVTTSITAKTLRQLDRKYTQAKLDFEQNGSTRKETITVTTLKELAEEWFKNYQSWVTSYNTLNRVRGYLDTYIIPRFGDYIPDKITSSEIQSWVNELADRAKKSVESGVKRAQKGRAKDFGAVAHKLSDIFDFGITNYGLLKNPALTIKIPPKPKANKKRIMVLHDEDLSHWLKFLSDLPDTRANRRFKVICNTLLASACRINELLALEIHDLDIETNEIVVNKTLMWKRANIKLGLKGEMVCKPTPKTDAGNRRIPVPNEIIVTLVNFHNEMNAYFEKHGLPKSDLIFPTIYGNYMCDRNERATLKKRLSSLGLPDYGFHLFRHTHASLMLNAGANWKELQIRMGHKSITTTMDTYAELAPKQKFRAVDIYLDKVSKLTA from the coding sequence ATGAAAACTGAAACAATCATTTACAAAAACAAAAAAGTTGTCAAAAAAACTAAGAACAACGGCGAAACTAACTATGTCTTACGAGGTGTTTACCTTGGTTTAGATGAAAAAACTGGAAAACAAGTTACAACATCAATTACAGCCAAAACACTTCGTCAATTGGACAGAAAATACACTCAAGCCAAGTTAGACTTTGAGCAAAATGGCTCTACTCGAAAAGAGACTATAACAGTGACAACGTTGAAGGAACTAGCTGAAGAATGGTTTAAAAACTATCAAAGCTGGGTTACGTCATATAATACGTTAAACCGTGTGAGAGGTTATCTTGATACCTACATTATTCCACGTTTTGGCGATTATATCCCTGATAAAATAACCTCTTCCGAGATTCAATCATGGGTTAATGAATTAGCGGATAGAGCTAAAAAATCTGTTGAATCTGGCGTTAAACGAGCTCAAAAAGGAAGGGCAAAAGATTTTGGAGCTGTAGCTCATAAGTTAAGCGATATTTTTGACTTTGGGATAACAAACTATGGTTTGTTAAAGAATCCAGCATTGACTATCAAAATTCCTCCAAAGCCAAAGGCAAACAAGAAGCGAATTATGGTACTACATGATGAAGATTTATCACACTGGTTAAAATTTTTATCAGATTTACCAGATACACGTGCTAATCGTAGGTTCAAAGTCATTTGCAACACCCTACTTGCTTCAGCTTGCCGTATCAATGAATTGCTAGCATTGGAGATTCATGATTTAGATATAGAAACCAATGAAATTGTCGTAAATAAAACTCTAATGTGGAAAAGGGCAAATATAAAGCTAGGTTTAAAGGGTGAGATGGTTTGTAAGCCAACTCCAAAAACCGACGCTGGAAATAGGCGAATTCCTGTTCCTAATGAAATAATTGTTACTTTAGTTAATTTTCACAATGAGATGAATGCTTATTTTGAAAAACATGGCTTACCTAAATCTGATTTAATTTTCCCAACAATTTATGGAAACTATATGTGCGATAGAAATGAGCGTGCTACACTCAAGAAGCGCCTGTCCTCACTAGGATTGCCTGATTATGGTTTTCACTTATTCCGTCACACTCACGCTTCTTTGATGTTAAATGCTGGAGCAAACTGGAAAGAATTGCAAATCAGAATGGGACATAAGTCTATCACGACGACAATGGACACCTATGCTGAATTGGCACCTAAGCAAAAATTTAGAGCAGTGGATATTTATCTTGATAAAGTTTCAAAATTAACAGCTTGA
- the lacG gene encoding 6-phospho-beta-galactosidase has product MVKTLPKDFIFGGATAAYQAEGATQTDGKGRVAWDKYLEDNYWYTAEPASDFYNRYLVDLELSEQFEVNGIRISIAWSRIFPTGFGEVNPKGVEYYHKLFAECHKRHVEPFVTLHHFDTPETLHSNGDFLNRDNIEHFVNYAAFCFKEFPEVNYWTTFNEIGPIGDGQYLVGKFPPGIQYDLSKVFQSHHNMMVSHAKAVKLYKDAGYSGEIGVVHALPTKYPYDPSNLDDVRAAELEDIIHNKFILDATYLGYYSEKTLEGVRHILKVNGGELDLRDEDFAALDAAKDLNDFLGINYYMSDWMRAHDGETEIIHNGKGEKGSSKYQIKGVGRRESPVDIPKTDWDWIIYPQGLYDQIMRVKNDYPNYKKIYITENGLGYKDEFVDGTVYDDGRIDYVKKHLEVISDAISDGANVKGYFIWSLMDVFSWSNGYEKRYGLFYVDFETQERYPKKSAYWYKKVAETQVIE; this is encoded by the coding sequence ATGGTTAAAACATTACCGAAAGATTTTATATTTGGTGGAGCAACTGCTGCATATCAAGCAGAGGGTGCTACACAGACGGATGGAAAAGGTCGTGTTGCATGGGATAAGTATCTAGAAGATAATTACTGGTACACTGCGGAACCAGCTTCTGATTTTTATAATCGTTATCTAGTTGATTTAGAACTAAGTGAACAATTTGAGGTAAACGGCATTCGAATTTCAATTGCTTGGTCTCGTATCTTCCCAACAGGCTTTGGAGAAGTGAATCCAAAGGGAGTAGAGTATTACCATAAATTATTTGCGGAATGCCATAAACGTCACGTAGAACCATTTGTAACGCTTCATCATTTTGATACACCAGAAACGCTACATTCTAATGGTGACTTTCTGAATCGAGATAACATTGAACACTTCGTCAATTACGCAGCATTTTGCTTCAAAGAATTCCCTGAAGTTAATTACTGGACAACCTTTAATGAAATCGGTCCAATTGGTGATGGGCAATATCTAGTTGGGAAGTTCCCACCAGGGATTCAGTATGACTTGTCTAAAGTATTTCAATCCCATCATAATATGATGGTTTCACATGCCAAGGCTGTTAAGCTTTACAAGGATGCTGGTTATAGTGGAGAAATTGGTGTTGTACACGCATTGCCAACGAAATATCCTTATGATCCAAGCAACCTTGACGATGTTCGTGCAGCGGAACTTGAAGATATTATTCATAATAAATTTATCCTCGATGCTACATACTTGGGTTACTATTCTGAAAAAACGCTTGAAGGTGTTCGACATATTCTGAAAGTGAATGGTGGGGAATTAGACCTTCGTGATGAAGACTTCGCTGCCTTAGATGCCGCAAAAGATTTGAACGACTTCTTGGGCATCAATTACTATATGAGTGATTGGATGAGGGCTCATGACGGTGAGACTGAAATTATCCATAATGGTAAAGGTGAAAAGGGAAGTTCTAAGTATCAAATCAAAGGAGTCGGTCGTAGAGAGTCTCCAGTTGATATTCCAAAAACGGATTGGGATTGGATTATCTACCCACAAGGTCTTTATGATCAAATCATGCGTGTGAAAAATGACTATCCAAACTATAAGAAAATCTACATCACTGAAAATGGTCTAGGCTATAAAGATGAATTTGTAGATGGTACAGTCTATGACGATGGTCGAATTGATTATGTGAAAAAGCATTTAGAAGTGATTTCAGATGCTATCTCAGATGGTGCCAATGTTAAAGGTTATTTCATCTGGTCCTTGATGGATGTATTTTCTTGGTCAAATGGATACGAGAAACGATATGGATTGTTCTATGTTGACTTTGAGACCCAAGAACGTTATCCAAAGAAAAGTGCTTATTGGTATAAAAAAGTAGCGGAAACACAGGTTATTGAATAA
- a CDS encoding helix-turn-helix transcriptional regulator: MNSERINHIETLLTLLVSLIQQQVKQRTTFGIVTQKELLVLLDISPNTLKSWEKKGLPRLEPPIEGTRTVYYKLSDVLDFLEN; encoded by the coding sequence ATGAACTCTGAAAGAATAAATCATATTGAAACTCTGCTGACTCTGCTAGTTAGCTTGATTCAGCAACAGGTAAAACAACGTACTACATTTGGAATTGTGACACAAAAAGAGCTATTAGTTCTCTTAGATATTTCTCCTAATACTTTGAAAAGTTGGGAGAAAAAAGGTTTGCCACGACTTGAACCCCCAATCGAAGGTACTAGAACTGTATATTATAAACTATCAGATGTACTTGATTTTTTAGAAAACTAG
- a CDS encoding tyrosine-type recombinase/integrase, translated as MYQSEISMFLRGSSSQSAKYNKKSGKPYADIDDLVDFGRPIHIVPHMFRHSFVSVMADKKVSLNVIREFVGHSEDSKEIEKIYLHVMQKGKHKIEQAMIDLAEIII; from the coding sequence ATGTATCAGTCAGAAATCTCAATGTTTCTACGAGGTAGTTCTAGTCAATCCGCAAAATACAATAAGAAAAGTGGCAAGCCGTATGCGGATATTGATGATTTAGTAGATTTTGGGCGACCTATTCATATAGTGCCTCATATGTTCCGACATAGTTTTGTTTCAGTTATGGCTGATAAAAAAGTTAGTTTGAATGTTATCCGAGAATTTGTAGGACATTCCGAGGATAGTAAGGAGATAGAGAAAATTTATCTTCATGTAATGCAGAAAGGAAAACATAAGATTGAACAGGCTATGATAGATTTAGCAGAAATAATTATTTGA